Proteins encoded together in one Mercenaria mercenaria strain notata chromosome 18, MADL_Memer_1, whole genome shotgun sequence window:
- the LOC123537902 gene encoding multiple epidermal growth factor-like domains protein 10 yields the protein MMLVSTIFILCLLSVQVEVQYMNECDTTYHHCLTCAGVPYNCATCPKGYYLARGGAYYTCRSCPPQCEECEHYSICSTCYMKNHYGEDCQSVCSKGCLNSTCDQLAGTCLCKDNYEGGHCDYCAKGKYGYDSNCTMDCPANCYTCISDKNCTECKDGYYGNTCKLSCSRGCYLGRCSQNNGTCYQNRCKSNFDGINCTECSLGRFGNECKSICPDKCISCSARTTCDKCKDGYWGNACEHNCSHGCLGGVCLKESGICQNKTCRSGFFGEICDRCTSGSQSLNCINETMLDQDSSASTIDFQVCLLVVFVMFCFVDVTGKVLDMI from the exons ATGATGTTGGTATCCACAATATTCATTCTCTGTCTTCTTTCTGTCCAGGTAGAAG TGCAATATATGAATGAATGTGACACGACTTATCATCACTGTCTAACTTGTGCCGGAGTTCCTTACAACTGTGCTACGTGCCCGAAAGGTTACTACCTGGCGAGAGGCGGGGCTTACTATACGTGCAGATCATGTCCGCCTCAGTGTGAAGAATGTGAACATTATTCGATATGTTCCACTTGTTATATGAAAAATCATTACGGAGAAGATTGCCAGAGTGTTTGCAGTAAAGGTTGTCTCAATTCGACTTGCGACCAATTAGCGGGTACATGTCTGTGTAAAGATAATTATGAGGGTGGACACTGTGACTACTGCGcgaaaggaaaatatggatatgACTCCAATTGTACTATGGATTGTCCTGCTAATTGTTACACATGCATTTCGGACAAAAATTGCACAGAATGCAAAGATGGTTACTATGGTAACACGTGTAAACTTTCCTGTTCCAGGGGGTGTTATTTGGGAAGATGTAGTCAAAATAATGGCACGTGTTACCAAAACAGATGTAAATCCAATTTTGATGGAATAAATTGTACCGAATGTTCCCTAGGACGATTTGGAAATGAATGCAAGTCCATATGCCCTGACAAGTGTATCTCTTGCTCTGCGAGAACAACATGTGACAAATGTAAAGATGGATACTGGGGAAATGCATGTGAACATAATTGCTCCCATGGATGTTTAGGTGGTGTTTGCTTGAAAGAATCTGGGATATGTCAGAACAAGACATGCAGATCCGGCTTTTTTGGAGAAATATGCGACAGATGCACTTCCGGTAGTCAATCTTTAAACTGCATAAACGAAACAATGCTTG ACCAAGACTCATCCGCAAGTACAATAGATTTTCAAGTGTGTTTATTAGTAGTTTTTGTGATGTTCTGCTTCGTTGACGTTACAG ggAAGGTATTAGATATGATATGA